In a genomic window of Balaenoptera ricei isolate mBalRic1 chromosome 3, mBalRic1.hap2, whole genome shotgun sequence:
- the LOC132362291 gene encoding general transcription factor IIH subunit 2, giving the protein MDEEPERTKRWEGGYERTWEILKEDESGSLKATIEDILFKAKRKRVFEHHGQVRLGMMRHLYVVVDGSRTMEDQDLKPNRLTCTLKLLEYFVEEYFDQNPISQIGIIVTKSKRAEKLTELSGNPRKHIISLKKAVDMTCHGEPSLYNSLSMAMQTLKHMPGHTSREVLIIFSSLTTCDPSNIYDLIKTLKAAKIRVSVIGLSAEVRVCTVLARETGGTYHVILDESHYKELLTHHVSPPPASSSSECSLIRMGFPQHTIASLSDQDAKPSFSMAHLDSNTEPGLTLGGYFCPQCRAKYCELPVECKICGLTLVSAPHLARSYHHLFPLDAFQDIPLEEHNGERFCYACQGELKDQHVYVCTVCQNVFCVDCDIFVHDSLHCCPGCIHKIPAPSAI; this is encoded by the exons atggatgaagagcCTGAAAGAACTAAGCGATGGGAAGGAGGCTATGAAAGAACATG GGAGATTCTTAAAGAAGATGAATCAGGATCACTTAAAGCTACAATAGAAGACATTCTCttcaaagcaaagagaaaaag GGTATTTGAGCACCATGGACAAGTTCGACTTGGAatg atgcgCCATCTTTATGTGGTAGTAGATGGATCAAGAACAATGGAAGACCAGGATTTAAAGCCAAATAGACTGACATGTACTTTAAAG tTGTTGGAATACTTCGTAGAGGAATATTTTGATCAAAATCCTATTAGTCAG attggAATAATTGTAACAAAGAGTAAAAGAGCTGAAAAACTGACTGAACTCTCAG GAAACCCAAGGAAACACATAATATCTTTGAAGAAAGCTGTAGATATGACTTGCCATGGAGAGCCATCTCTTTATAACTCCTTAAGCATGGCTATGCAGACTCTAAA acACATGCCCGGACATACAAGTAGAGAAGTCCTAATCATCTTTAGCAGTCTCACAACCTGTGATCCATCTAATATCTATGATCTAATCAAG ACCCTAAAGGCAGCTAAAATTAGAGTGTCTGTTATTGGATTGTCTGCAGAGGTTCGGGTTTGCACTGTGCTTGCTCGTGAAACTGGTG GCACATACCATGTTATTTTAGATGAAAGCCATTACAAAGAATTGCTGACACATCATGTTAGTCCTCCGCCTGCCAGCTCAAGCTCTGAATGCTCACTTATTCGTATGG GATTTCCTCAGCATACCATTGCTTCTCTGTCTGATCAAGATGCAAAACCCTCTTTCAGTATGGC GCATCTGGATAGCAACACTGAGCCAGGACTTACATTAGGAGGCTACTTCTGCCCCCAGTGTCGGGCAAAGTACTGTGAGCTTCCTGTTGAATGTAAAATCTGTG GTCTTACTCTGGTGTCTGCTCCCCACTTGGCACGGTCTTACCATCACTTATTTCCTTTGGATGCTTTTCAAGATATTCCCCTGGAAGAACATAATGGAGAAAG attttgttATGCCTGTCAGGGGGAACTGAAAGACCAACAT GTCTATGTTTGCACTGTGTGCCAAAATGTTTTTTGTGTGGACTGTGATATTTTTGTTCATGACTCTCTCCATTGTTGTCCTGGCTGTATTCATAAGATTCCAGCTCCTTCAGCTATTTGA